The Sorghum bicolor cultivar BTx623 chromosome 6, Sorghum_bicolor_NCBIv3, whole genome shotgun sequence genome contains the following window.
TTATGAATCTCTCGTTTCAGTAATGGCAAGCAGTAATTGTGTGGCTGCAAGCCACCCTGACATAAAGCGTTCCTATTGAGTAGGAGATGCTGGGGAGTCACTGTTGCAACAACATGACCTGGAAACATGAAAGCTTTATAATTGTAGAAAAGGGCAGAAGCATAAATGCATAATGCCATCCTAGCAGCAGTGCAGTACCTTGTTCACATGATTCTATGAACACTGCATCGATAGCTGTAATGTGTTGCATAACAATTTTCAGCGGTAGAAGTTTTTGTACAAGTGGTGCGAATATTCTATCAATGAAAACCTTCTCATGGTCAAAGATGTCAACATGTGGATCTGTGACTTCTCCATGAACCtagagaaaaaatatatatcaaaGGCATTTCCAATCAAAAGGTCAATAGTGCATCAAGAATGCAATGAACCTAAGCTACTTACAAGCAAAGGCATTTGCTGCCTGACCATCTCCTCCAGGACAGGCAAGCACTTCCGGGCAcaccatcctgggaattggtaGTTGCTCCGGCGGGATACAGCTTCGCAGCAAAGACTACACCACTCTCTCCTAAAACCACATAGCATGCGAAATAAACATCAACctcaagatatagattggtAAATACACACAATAGTTTTTGTTTGACCGGTAATTCTTTTGATAATTGCATCAGATGATCTTGTTCAAATTTTCAGCACAAtctatgtggcaacaaactcaTTGCACAAGTACACAAATGGATAGTTAAACCCACACTAGAGCTGATTACTGCTTGGACTTCTACTGATGAGGACTTAGGAGCAGATGGATGAAAACTGAAAACACAATACAACCAGAGAACCACGCCACATGAAGCTGATCTACATTCTTCTAGGTGAAAACAAGATATATTTTAAAGAACCAGAAGAATAGGTTGGTTAGTATATGGAGAAGAATTCATACTTGCGCGCTTTTATCTCCTCTGGGCTAGTGTTGTCCGTGAGGTACAGTGTCATGAGCGGCAGGAAGCTACTCCCTGGTGGCAGCGCCCTCATCATCTCCTCCCTGTACTCCATCGCCCGTGCCGTTGTGGTCACCGGCGGCTTCAGGTTGGGCATGATGGTGGCCCTCCCGAAATGCCTCGTACTATCAGAGCACAACCACACAGTCTCAGAAACATTCCATCGAGCGCCAGATGTGCACGACCAAAAAGCAAATACTAGCAACGATGATCGCTCGAACCTGTGGGGCAGCACGGCCTCGATGTCAGCCTCCTGCTCGCCGGAGACAAACAGAGGATGCGAACTCACAGATCGAATCAACGAAGAAGAAGTAGATGTACAGTAACGTAGTAGTTGGCCGCCAGCAGAATGCTCGGCGGGCAAAAAGAAATTGAAAGTTCTGTTCTAGTTTCTTCGATGATGCTTACAAGTGAACGATTCCTCCATATATCTTAGCCACGCAGGCCTTCGCAAGCGTCGCAAACCCATTCCGGCCCACTAAGCTTTATACTCTTGGTTCCCTTCCTCTTGGGCCTGGATGCTTCCTTGGGCTCGCCTGGATGAGGAGTGCTGACACTCGAGGACACCGCCATCGAGAAGATGGAGGTGCCAGTCGTCGGGGCGCGTGACGATCAGCTGCTCCTGCTGCACAGAAGTGCGGAAGATGATGGGTCAAGGAGGCGACCTGCTGCATTGGCTTGCCAACCACgatttaggcctcgtttagttcaaaaaaatttgcaaaatttttcacattccccgtcacatcgaatctttagacgcatgcataaagcattaaatatagacgaaaacaaaaactaattgcacagtttggtgggAATTGacgagaagaatcttttgagcctagttagtccatgattgaataatatttgtcaaatacaaacgaaagtgctacagtatcgatttcccaaaatttttcggaactaaacaaggccttaacaaataaaaaaatgggCAATCCCACTGTCCAGGAATAATCGCATGTAGAGCAAATTTGTACACATGACGAATGTTACTATTGTCCCTAGCGTGCTCCATTATATTGGAAGCAAATTTGTACACATATGACACATGACGATCAGCTGTTGGAAGCAAAGCTGCCAAAATGCTCCAGTTTACAACGTAGTGTTACAACCTGGCTCAAACACGCACGAGCACACGATAGCACGGCCGATCATCGAAGCCTCGTGCTAGCGAACAGATGATGGCGTTGACGGACATCATCGCCTTGCTCCACAGTCCACCCTCACAATTCACAGGTCGTGACGTAGAAATGTTCCTGTAGCTGCTCTCATCTTTCGTTCCATCGATCAGAACCTGCAGGAATTAAAGTCCGGCGATCGATTCATCGTGGAACGAAACGAACACCACAGCCAGGCTCTCCTTTCTGGCGTGGTCAACTCGTCTCGGAGACTCGGACACGGGACAGGGGACACCTCCATGCAGGACAGGACTACGGCTGCCGCCGGGCAGCGGACCTGGCCGCCTGCCTGGGCCTGGCGCCGCGGACGGCGTCGTGCTGCATCTGCTCGTAGCGGCACTCCTGGCTGCAGAAGGGCGTGTCCCCTCTGTACATGAAGATGTCGCTGTCGCGGGCCAGCGGTTTGGAGCAGAGCGCGCACGCGTTCAGCGCGGCCAGGCGGGGCTCCCCGACCGGCTCGGTGTCGAAGAAGAATCCGGCACAGGCGAGCGAAGTGGCCATGGTCTGCTGCGTTTCTGGGTGGTGCCCTGGTGGTGTGGGGGTGGACGACTCTACAAGGCAGAGTAGGTTTCAGAGCTGAACTCGGCAGGCAGGGAGCGCGGGGTATATATGGCTGGTGGACAGGGGCCGGGACGGGCTGCGCAACCACGAAGCCGCACCGCCGTCGCTCGGTTGCGGATGCACGAGCCTAAACGGGCAGGGCAAACAGCGGTGCGAGTGCGAGTGCGAAGGATAGGCAGATACCGCGCGCCGGACGGGGTCACACCGTCACACACAGCCCGCGGTTTTTGGAGGACGGAGCGGTTCGGCAGGCTCGTGTGTTTGGTGGCGACCTGGCGGGCCATGGTGCGGTGATAAGCTGACTCGGCTTTGATGGTGGCAGCTGTGTCTGTGGCATGGTGGGCCGCGCACCCGGGTCCACGGATTCACCCGTACCAGAACGACAGGCCAAGGGGGCCGGGTCCCCTGGCGTGTGACGTGGTGGGCGGGTTGTGGATCCGGACAGAGACGAATCGCGCCAAAACAAAAGCGTCTCTGTTTTTTTTCTACAAGCAAAAACCGTGTGCTGTAACTGACAGGGCAACTGAATCCACTTGTGTGAATTAGAAATACTGCTACTTGCTCCGCTTTGTGCAGCAGAATCTGGAGGGAAATATTTCTGGCGCATCGTGATCGACCGGAATCATATTCTGGAGTAGTAGTGTGGATTTGCATCGCATCAAATCAACACTAGTACTGCGATGCTGGTCCCAACTCCCAATTAAACTTTGGCTTAGACTAACACTAACCTAACCTATCAGCGCTGATAATTGGCGCGGGCAGCCTTTTTCCCCCAACACACGATGTGGGCGCCCCCACATGGCAATGCGGCCATGCATGCCCATGATACTACAGATACAGTGCACTTGCAACAGCCTCTCGCTCACACAACTTCAGCATGGGCACACACAGCCTTTTTTTTGTCTAGGTCTCCTTCCTGACGAGCTAGATATTCTTTAGGGGAGTTGGTGCATGCACGCCACGAGGCAGAACCCTGTGTGTGAGCATCGGGTGAGACCAATGGCAGGTGGCGCTTAACCAATGCGTCCGCTACGAGGTGGCCACGCACTGGATGAAGATGCCCATGGACGCGATCTGTGTGTGGTCGCGCCGTCGGCATTGAATTTACTACTGTTGGTGACTTGCTATGGCCGTGACGAATCATATATGTACGCGCaggttataaaaataaaaaacattgtTTAAACCACTCTGTATAGCCAGGTTTCAACTTCGGGCGGCCGGGCACGCTTTTGGAGTGGGCACTGTTACAAGTAGAATGCGAGAGTACGAGAACAGAGAGGAATAGAATGAACTCGGGGTGTGTCTGTTTATTCATTGATCACGGGTATTTATACAGTCGGGGGGGAGAGGAAACTCTCGCCCCAAGTAAACTCGTGCCCACGATgagtcgtgggtgatatcaCGGAGGTGGAACCGGTCTCCACGGGTACGTGCGTAGTCTTGGGTGATATCCCGTGGGCCGTCGTGGGGGAAGTCGTAGTTAGGATAGATCTCCCGTAAAGGGAATCCGAGGAGATGAGATCAcctcggaaaatatccgtaacactcccccttgatcGAATCACTTGTTGAGATCAATGAATCGTATTGCTCCTCCAAAAATTCCTGTAGGATAAAAACGAGGAAAATACGTGTGTATATGTGCTATAGTAAAACTCCTTAAAACCGCTTGGGAAAAGAAGGAGAAAGTTATAGCACTTAATGATTGCCTCATTGTAAACTAATATGAGAAAACCTTTGCAGGAGAAAAACTCATGTTGTAGTTTAGAGGACAATATGTGTCTTTGATACTCCTTTAAAAACCCCTGTGGGGAAAACAAGGAATATGACACTCTTGTGTTAATATTATCTCATTAAAAACTCCTTATGAGAAACCTTGTGAGGAAAGACTCATAGAGAGAAAAGAGTATAATATGATGGTGTAGACAGGCCAATGTCTAGGAGATTTCTCCCCCTGAACTTTGCAAATCCCTAAGTCGTCGCATACCAATTCCTTTGACACATTTTTCAAATGAGGAAGCTGGTAGGGACTTAGTGAATAGATCAGCAAGATTGTCGCATGATTTGGTTTTCAAGATATCAATCTCTCCCTTTTGTTGTAATTCATGAGGATAGAACAACTTTGGAGAGATGTGTTTGTTGATATTGCTCTTGATGTAGCCTGTCTCCATCTGTGTAACACAAGCCGCATTATCTTCATAGATAATGGTTGGAGCTGTGATAGCTTTAAGACCACACGACTGCTGTATGTGGTTGATCATTCTGCGAAGCCAAACGCATTCACGTGAGGCCTCATATAATGCGACTATTTCAGAATGATTCGTGGACGTTGTTGCCAAGGTTTGCTTGGATGATGTCCATGATATGGCGGTTCCGTTTTGTAAAAATACGAAACCGGTTTGTGATCTGCCATTATGGGGGTCTGATTGATATCCAGCATCGGTGTATCCTATCATCTCGGAATTTGTTCCTCTTTGGAAGAATAATCCGAGATCCCTTGTGCCATTAACATATCTGAGGATCTGTTTTACTCCTGTCCAATGTCTCTTGGTAGGAGCGGCACTGTGCCTTGCTAGCAAATTCACTGCGAAAGCGATGTCAGGCCTGGTGCTAttggcaaggtacatcagtgcTCCGACGGCACTAAGGTATGGGACATGAGGTCCTAGGATTTCCTCCCCCTCATCTTGTGGTCTGAATGGATCAGTGTTTAGTCCCAAAGACCGAACAACCATAGGGGTTTTGGAAGGATATGCTTTGTCCATATTGAATCTCTCCAATACTTTCTGGACATATGCAGATTGATGCACAAAGATTCCAGTTGAAAGATGCTCAAGCTGTAGGCCTAAGCAGAATTTGGTTTTACCCAAATCCTTCAACTCGAACTCCGTCTTAAGATGTTTGCATGCCTCATCAATATCTTGTTTGTGGCCGATGATATTTaaatcatcaacatacaccGATATGATGCAGAATCCCGTTTGGGATTTCTTGATGAAGACACATGGGCAATCATCACTGTTAGAGTAGCCCTTCTGCAGAAGGTACTCGCTGAGTCGGTTATACCACATTCTTCCCGACTGCTTTAAGCCATAGAGTGATTTCTGTAGCTTTACACAATACATGTTGCGATTTGCGTTTTGATTCGGTATTGGGATTCCGTCGGGAACCTTCATGTATATGTCCGAATCGAGTGACCCATAGAGATATGCAgtcactacgtccatcaactgcatagatAGACGATTTTGTACAGCCAGAGAGATTAAGTATCGGAATGTTATTCCACCCATGACTGGAGAGTATGTTTCATTGAAGTCAATGCCGGGTCTCTGCGTGAACCCTTGTGCTACAAGCCTCGCTTTGTGTCTCACCACCTCATTGTTCTCGTTCCGCTTTCGGACGAAAACCCACTTGAATCCCACAGGGAATACTTGTGGAGGTGTAGGTATTACTTGTGAGAATACCTGTCTTTTTGTGAGCGAGGATATTTCTGCTTGGATTGCATCTTTCCATTGGTTCCAGTCCGAGCGCGTTTTGCACTCTGCCATGGTCTTAGGATCTGGATCATTTTCAAGGATTTCGGCAATCATTGCGGAGAAATATGAGTCGACAATTGTAGTCTTTCTATCAAATGACTCTCCAGTTTCTGCATAGTTGATGGAAATTTCATGGACCCTTTCCGATGCATCATCATTTCCCAAGATGGTCGCATCAGGGTATTCCGATGTCCCAGCATCAGTAATTGAGTGCACTGTTGATGTGGGATGTGAAGGTTGAACCTCCACTGGGTGTTTCTCAACATGAGGTTGAGCTACATTTACTGGATCAGAAGATTTTGTCTTCCGTTTCCTTTGCTTGCTAGAAGCTGTATCCGTGGAGATAGCCGTACTTCTCCCCCTCTTACTAGGGAGTTGAGTAGTTTTGTTTGGTACCTCTACTCTTTCCGGTACATTTCTCGCTGGATTATAGGATTTTGTAACACCCTTATAATCAGTAAATGCATCTGGCACGTTGTTTGCAATGTGTTGCAAATTTATGATTTTCTGAACTTGGAGTTCAGATTCTGAAGTACGTGGATCTGAGTTGGGTATGTCTGGGGCATCCCAATTGATTTCCTGGCATTGTTTGTGATGTGGTAAGTCTCCCCCTAATGCCGGGAAATGATCTTCATTGAAGATACAATCAGCGTACCGGGCCGTAAAGAGGTCCCCTGTGGTGGGCTCCAGATACTTTATGATCGACGGAGATTTGTATCCCACATAGATCCCCAGTTTTCTATGGGGGCCCATTGTTGTACGCTTCGGTGGTGAGATCGGTACGTATGTGGCGCAACCGAACTTTCGCAGATGGGAAATGCTTGGGGGATTTCCATGTACTAGTTGCAACGGGGACGTTGCATGGTATGCAGTTGGTCGCAATTGAATCAGTTCAGCAGCGTGTAAGACTGCATGACCCCAACATGAGGTTGGTAGATTGCAATTCTGCAATAGCGGTCTAGCAATGAGCTTGATTCTCTTGATGAGAGACTCGGCTAACCCATTTTGTGTGTGGACATATGGGACAGAATGTTGTACTTGTATTCCTAAGGCCATGCAATAGTCATTGAAGGCTCGAGAGGAAAATTCAGCAGCGTTATCCATCCTAATGGATTTTATTTGATGTTCAGGATGTTGCGCTTTGAGTTTGATAACTTGCGCAATTATTTTGGCAAAAGCATGGTTTCGTGTCGATAGAAGAGACACATGAGACCATCGTGTGGATGCGTCTATTAGAACCATGAAGTACCTGAACGGTCCCGATAAAGGATTTATCGGGCCACATATGTCCCCTTGAATGCGTTCAAGGAAGTTGAGTGGTTCAACTTTGATTTTGAGGGAAGAGGGCCTCAAAATTAATTTCCCTGTTGCACATGCGGTGCAAGTATAATCTGAGGATTGGGGAAATTTTGTATTGGTTAGCGAGTGACCAACAGAATTGCTAGTAATTTTTCTCATCATCCCTATGCCAGGGTGACCAAGGCGATCATGCCAAGTTTGGAATGCATTGACATTCTGAAAAATTACTTTGTACGCAACATGTTGTACGGGTTTTATGTATGAATAGTACAATCCAGACGAAGTTGAGGGAATTCTTTCGAGAGTATCTCTGCCATATCTGTTATCCTTTGTAATGAGGAGGAACTCCTCATTATTTTGGTGATGGGTTTCGATATGATACCCATTTTTGCGGATATCTCTATAACTCAATAAGGTACGAGTTGAATCAGGATACAGAAGTGCATCCTCGATTGTAATCGTTGTACCCATAGGGAGCGTAATAATGGCTCTTCCAGAGCCTGCTATTACAGCATCGCGTCCAGCGATTGTTAAAACATTTCCTTTGCTCTTTGTGagagtttggaaatattttatTTCCCTGAGTATAGAGTTAGTGGTGCCACTGTCCACTAGGCACATTTTCTCATCCATCGGATTGACTCCCGTACAATCTATGAAAATAGAGAATATAAaggagaatgaaattctcaacatgaatatatatatgaaatataaacATTTATTGATGTTGAATTGTGCATAAGTCAATGAACATCAAACAGAGTGTAGCAAAAACAAATTGTCAATTATTACAATCCCGAAGGCGAATGATGAAACTAAAATCTCAAATGACTATCAATCTAGTTGTAGTCGCCGAACAGATCATCAGAATTGTATTCAATGATCATGTTGTTGGTGGAGTCATTTGCCATGCCATCAGGTGGAAGAGGCGCCATTGTGTTGCTCGGTCCCGCTGGGGCGGGGTTGGAACATCCTGGGGCTGCCAGATCGTTGAAGTGTGCTTCAGACGGTTGTCCACCTTGGTTGGAGCGTCCTTGGTTGGAGCGTCCTCGTCCCACGGAATGCAAGTACAGTTCCACAAGGTGCTTAGGGGTGCGGCATTTCTTAGTCGGGTGGTTGTAGCAACCACACTTTGTACAAGTTGAGGACTTGTCTTTTGACTTAGAGTTGTTGCCTTTGCCCTTAGTACCTCGAGGCTTACGGGGTCCCTTGCGCTTGTTTTTGCCTTTGGAGGATCTAGGATTGCCATTCTTGTTGGCATCCTTTGGTGTCTGTTTCTGAGCATTTGCATGTACTTCGGGCAAGGGCTTGGCACCGACAGGGCCTTGATTGGAGTTCCATATGAGGAGCTCATTGTGCCTCTCAGCCTGAAGTAATGTTTTAATGAGATCAGAATAGACTGTGAATCCCCTCTCACGGTATTGCTGTTGGAGGATCATTTGAGCGGGAAGCATGGTAGACAAAGTCTTTTCAATTTTCTCCGCATCAGATGGCTCCTTTTCACAAAACCTCAGTTTGGAACTGAGTTTGTGCATGGCATGGTTATATTCATTCACAGATTTGAAATCTTGAATGCGGAGGTGGTTCCACTCATGAGTGGCCTCCGGGAGAATAACTGCCTTTTGTTGCTCATACCGCTGTTGCAAAGCAAGCCAGAGAGCCCGTGGGTCCTCTTCCATCAGATATTCAGCTTTGAGATCTGAATGGATGTGGTTCCTTATTATGTATAAGGCATGGTACTTGGATGGTTCAGACAATGGAGCATCTCCCTGTTTGGGAGTGTCAATTGCCCTATACATTCCGCGTAACGATAGACTCACTTTGAGATCCATCGCCCATGTAGGGAAGTTGTGTCCATCAAGAGCTAGCTCGGCAAATTCCTTCTTAGAAGAAACTTGGGCATCGGACTCTTTGGTGGCCATTGCCTACATGTTTATTTGcataaatttaattaatttcGGGGTTGTAAAATTAACAAAAGTGTAATTGCATATTTATATAACAATgtaaattgtgtatataaaaacaatGTAAAATTGCGTATGTAAAGCAATGTAAAATTGCGTATGTAAATAACAAGGTAGACTTGTTTATGTGTAGCAAGGTAAACTTGCATTTGTTTTATGGTATTTTGATTTCTCATTTTGTGGAACATAGGTAGTCACCATGGAGGTGTAGACCATTTTATATTTTCACTTTGGGATGTAGTCCTTGTATGTTTATTATTAAATTTGGGAGAGCACTTTGAGGAATAAATCCCGCAGTAGTATGAGTACTACCTTGTGGTcaccaaaataataataaagtaaGGTGACATCTAGTGAAAAATAGTATTCCAAATAGGGAGAAAAATTGACCATAAAAATAtttacatatatacatgtgatAGGGAATTGTAAAGACAAAACTCGTTCGACATGTAATAaatttttcattcataatatgaTTGCGGAATGTAAAAATATTTACAATGTAATTTACACCAGGGTCTAAATTTGCAAGAAAAATAGACTAATAAACTGATGTAATTTAGGGAATGAAAAATGctatgtaaataaataaataaaattagctaattcataaaatgaaaaaaaccAATGATAACTGGCCCAGGCTGAAAGCTCGCAGGCCCCAACCTGGGCCTGGGCCGCCAATTCGGCCCAATTGGGGGAGGGGGAGATGGGCCATATATAAGGCCAGGGGCTAGGGTTTCCAAACCCTAACCCCCAGCCCcatcagccgccgccgccaggaggAGCCAGGGCGGCTCCAACCGCCGCCGCCAGGCGCCGAGGTGCGCCTCCTGCGCGTGGGTCCGCGAGGCCCCACCTCGATCCGCGTGCGTGGGGCCGCGGCAGAGGAGTGGCCAGGCCGCGCGGTCGGGACGCCGCGCGAGGCCGAGCGTGGCCGGGTCGCGCGCGCGCCCACGGAGTTCGCCGCCGTCGGGGGCCGCCggggccgcgccgcgccgcgggcGAGCGGGAGCCGCGAGCGGAGGCCGCGCCGTCGGGTCGCCGTGCCGCGGCGGGCGTGGGCTCGCCACGGGGAACCGTGCGCCGCGCGCCGCGACGAGGCCGAGGCGCCGTGGCCGCGCCGAACCATGGCCTGGCGGGCCGTCGCGTCGAGGCCGAGGCGCCGTCGCGTCGGGCATGTCCGCGCGCGCCGGAGTCCGCTCGCTGCCAGGCCGCGGCATGGTCGCGCGAGCCCGCGAgtggcgcctcctcctccccctctcCCCAGTGACAGTCTCAAGCCGGAGGAGCGCGTCCCCAAGCCGAAGGCCCGTGGGGGACGCTGATCCATGTGCGGCGGAGACGcgagggaggaggtggtggcggtggcggtggtgcaGCCAGCGCAGGATCGACGATGTACGCCGGCAGACGAGTCGGCGCCGACATCCGCGCCGCGATTGTTGGTGGAGACGGACGGCGCGGAGGCGGGCTGTGCGCAGCCCGCTCAGAagacggcgtcggcgtcgggtaCCGAATCGGCGACTGCGGCTCTATGCCCAGTGACAGCCATTGGCTGGCCACCATggatggtggcggtggtgggcaCGGGCCGTCGCCGTGGAGCGGGCACCGAGGCCGGGGTGGAGCCGGCAAGGCGAGGACCGGCGCTGGAGGCGCCGGTGGAGTTGGTGCCCTCGATGGTGGCGCCGCGGGCGGAGCCGCGGATGGCGCCGCGGGCGAAGCCGTGGACGACACCACCGAACGCCGTGACGGAGGGCCGACGTTTGCATGTCGGTTTCCTCCGAAACGACGTCGTACAGGAAAACGCCCGGGGTTCCTGTTGAGATCACGGCGTTCGCCACGAAAGCGATAGCCGCGAGCCTCGCCAAGGAGTTCCCGGATGTCCTCCAGTAGTTCCGCCTGAAGGCGGTTGTTGCCGAAGTGTGTGCCCAATGTCCGGGCACGGTTCATCGCCATCCAGACGATTTGGAGGATGAGAGAAGCCATTGAGGCAGGATTACGGCGAGGGAAAGGCATGATTCTACCTTGGGGTGATGCCCTAGGCGAAAGTCGATCCCTCGACGATGTTCTATCCAACCGAGCTATTCCCCTCTGGGGCAGGGGAGAGCGATGTGCTGATAACGTGTTACAAATAGAATGCGAGAGTACGAGAACAGAGAGGAATAGAATAAACTCGGGGTGTGTCTGTTTATTCATTGATCACGGGTATTTATACAGTCGGGGGGGAGAGGAAACTCTCGCCCCAAGTAAACTCGTGCCCACGATgagtcgtgggtgatatcaCGGAGGTGGAACCGGTCTCCACGGGTACGTGCGTAGTCTTGGGTGATATCCCGTGGGCCGTCGTGGGGGAAGTCGTAGTTAGGATAGATCTCCCGTAAAGGGAATCCGAGGAGATGAGATCAccccggaaaatatccgtaacaGGCACGAAGCACCTTTGCGGGCGCATGCTTGCAGATTCCATCGGTCAGGCAGGCAGGTTTCGCCCGGGGGAGCAGCATTTCTGGAGATACGCGCGCGGTTTTTTTTTAGGTGGCTTCACAGAGCACCATTGCGCTTTGATAATTGGAGCTCACGGATCCTCCAAAACTATAATCACAGAGCAGCTGGATCGGCACATCCGctgccggcgacggcgagggcgaGAGACGCCGCACGGTCACACCCGCGGGCTGCGGCATGGTGCAAAATGTGTGCAAGTTGGAACGCTCGGTTCGTCTCTTTCATTTTGAACTTGTTtacattcaaaaaaaaagtttttagattttaaaattgtagtattttttgtaggccttgttcagttttcaaaaatttttggttcGAGGCACTGTAGCATTTCATTTGGTTGtgccaaatattgttcaattataagcTAACTaggttaaaagatttatctcgtgatttacaggcaaactgtataattagtttttgtttttgactatatttaaatctttatgcatgtgccgcaagatttgatatgacgaagaatcttgaaaagtttttagttttttgggtgaactaaataaggttaAAGGCCTCTTCAGTTCGCGATTTTTTTATTTcgttattgtagcactttcgtttgtttgtggtaaatattgtccaatcatagactaactagggtcaaaatatttgtctcacgatttacagacaaactgtgtaattaatttttatttttattatatttaatgctttatgcatgtgccgtaagattcgatatgataggaaattttgaaaaattttgtgaactaaacaaggcctaaacaaggcatttattaagggcactcacaatgcaagactctatcacagagtccaagacacttaattacatat
Protein-coding sequences here:
- the LOC8071070 gene encoding uncharacterized protein LOC8071070 — protein: MYRAIDTPKQGDAPLSEPSKYHALYIIRNHIHSDLKAEYLMEEDPRALWLALQQRYEQQKAVILPEATHEWNHLRIQDFKSVNEYNHAMHKLSSKLRFCEKEPSDAEKIEKTLSTMLPAQMILQQQYRERGFTVYSDLIKTLLQAERHNELLIWNSNQGPVGAKPLPEVHANAQKQTPKDANKNGNPRSSKGKNKRKGPRKPRGTKGKGNNSKSKDKSSTCTKCGCYNHPTKKCRTPKHLVELYLHSVGRGRSNQGRSNQGGQPSEAHFNDLAAPGCSNPAPAGPSNTMAPLPPDGMANDSTNNMIIEYNSDDLFGDYN
- the LOC110436501 gene encoding uncharacterized protein LOC110436501 yields the protein MYAGRRVGADIRAAIVGGDGRRGGGLCAARSEDGVGVGYRIGDCGSMPSDSHWLATMDGGGGGHGPSPWSGHRGRGGAGKARTGAGGAGGVGALDGGAAGGAADGAAGEAVDDTTERRDGGPTFACRFPPKRRRTGKRPGFLLRSRRSPRKR
- the LOC8071068 gene encoding dihydroorotase, mitochondrial, encoding MPNLKPPVTTTARAMEYREEMMRALPPGSSFLPLMTLYLTDNTSPEEIKARKREWCSLCCEAVSRRSNYQFPGWCARKCLPVLEEMVRQQMPLLVHGEVTDPHVDIFDHEKVFIDRIFAPLVQKLLPLKIVMQHITAIDAVFIESCEQGHVVATVTPQHLLLNRNALCQGGLQPHNYCLPLLKREIHKNI
- the LOC8071069 gene encoding uncharacterized protein LOC8071069; protein product: MATSLACAGFFFDTEPVGEPRLAALNACALCSKPLARDSDIFMYRGDTPFCSQECRYEQMQHDAVRGARPRQAARSAARRQP